In one Desulfobacterales bacterium genomic region, the following are encoded:
- the rpmB gene encoding 50S ribosomal protein L28: protein MSKICEICGKKPMVGNNVSHAHNVTKRRFNPNLQRVRAMSGGRVKKMMVCTSCIKSGNVVKAP, encoded by the coding sequence ATGTCGAAAATATGTGAAATTTGCGGTAAAAAACCAATGGTGGGAAATAACGTCAGCCATGCCCATAATGTGACCAAGCGTCGTTTCAACCCCAATTTGCAAAGAGTGCGCGCCATGTCCGGCGGACGGGTTAAAAAAATGATGGTCTGCACCAGCTGCATCAAATCCGGAAATGTTGTCAAAGCACCTTAA
- the trxA gene encoding thioredoxin: MAEGIMEIDDGNFETEVLQADKPVVVDFWAPWCGPCKAIAPMVEDLAGTFGDKVKFAKCNVDNSPVTPSKYGIKAIPTLIFFKDGDVVEQITGMVAKSKLEDALNKIT; this comes from the coding sequence ATGGCAGAAGGTATCATGGAAATTGATGATGGGAATTTTGAAACAGAGGTTTTGCAGGCAGACAAGCCGGTTGTGGTTGATTTTTGGGCACCCTGGTGCGGACCCTGCAAGGCCATTGCCCCGATGGTGGAAGATTTGGCCGGCACATTCGGCGATAAAGTAAAATTTGCCAAATGCAATGTCGACAACAGCCCGGTCACCCCGAGCAAATATGGTATCAAAGCAATTCCGACGCTTATCTTTTTTAAAGACGGTGATGTCGTGGAACAGATCACCGGTATGGTCGCTAAATCAAAACTGGAAGACGCTTTAAACAAGATTACATAG
- a CDS encoding outer membrane protein assembly factor BamD, with protein MRPTFFICLVLLLVATGCSTIEKQIDELFGIDDGGSAQELAWDGMDAYENGRYDKAIEKFQKLKDYYPFSKYAILAELKIADSHYKRQEYEEAIFAYENFEQLHPRNEAIPYVIYQIGRCYYDQIDTPDRDQTSAQKALESFLRLMEQFPKDQYAVRAAEHIDKCQKSLAGHAYVVGVFYYRTKHYKAALNRFMSIISDYPDVGYHQKALEYIAKCEASIAEEADE; from the coding sequence ATGCGGCCCACATTTTTCATATGTTTGGTCCTACTTCTGGTTGCTACCGGTTGTTCAACCATTGAAAAGCAGATAGACGAGCTTTTTGGCATCGACGATGGCGGCTCAGCCCAGGAGCTGGCCTGGGATGGAATGGATGCCTATGAAAATGGTCGATACGATAAGGCGATTGAAAAATTTCAAAAGCTTAAAGATTATTATCCATTTTCAAAATATGCCATCCTGGCTGAATTGAAAATCGCCGATTCCCATTACAAACGCCAAGAGTATGAAGAAGCCATTTTCGCCTATGAAAACTTTGAGCAGCTTCATCCGCGCAATGAGGCGATCCCATATGTCATCTACCAGATTGGCAGATGCTATTATGACCAAATTGACACACCGGATCGAGACCAGACGTCCGCACAAAAAGCCCTGGAATCGTTCCTGCGCTTGATGGAACAATTTCCCAAGGACCAGTATGCGGTCAGAGCCGCCGAGCACATCGACAAATGCCAAAAGAGTCTGGCCGGACACGCTTATGTCGTCGGTGTTTTTTACTACCGGACCAAGCATTACAAAGCCGCCTTAAACCGCTTTATGTCCATCATTTCCGATTATCCGGATGTGGGTTACCACCAGAAAGCGCTTGAATATATTGCCAAGTGTGAAGCTTCCATCGCAGAAGAAGCGGATGAATAG
- the purN gene encoding phosphoribosylglycinamide formyltransferase, giving the protein MAKKIRFGVLISGGGSNLQAIMDCCEKGKINGELAFVGSDNPRSHGLERATAANIPVFVVDYTAIIQQFKADPASLRLPPDFDYDDILAKQTLLQGRADGDKVRSFLYTRAIAEAKLLAEMANYSYDLLVLAGFMRTLTPYFIDRVNLDSCHPRIMNIHPALLPAFAGTDGYGDTFRYGCKIAGCTVHFIDYGEDTGPIIGQRAFAIAPQDTLEAIRKKGLNQEWQLYPECIQLFAEGRIRTVKKTFTLPNGKELQRTIVEILPESS; this is encoded by the coding sequence ATGGCAAAGAAGATACGCTTTGGCGTCCTAATCTCAGGGGGCGGGTCAAATCTGCAGGCAATTATGGATTGCTGTGAAAAGGGTAAGATTAATGGGGAATTGGCATTTGTCGGGTCTGACAATCCCCGGTCCCATGGTCTGGAAAGGGCCACAGCAGCCAATATTCCTGTCTTTGTTGTCGATTATACCGCCATCATTCAACAATTTAAAGCCGATCCGGCCAGCCTGCGCCTGCCGCCTGACTTTGACTATGATGATATTCTTGCAAAGCAAACCCTGCTTCAGGGGCGGGCGGACGGCGACAAGGTGCGGTCTTTCTTGTACACACGGGCAATCGCCGAGGCCAAGCTGCTTGCCGAAATGGCCAATTATTCCTATGATTTGCTGGTTTTAGCAGGCTTTATGAGAACCTTGACCCCTTATTTCATTGATCGGGTCAATTTGGACAGTTGTCACCCGCGGATTATGAACATCCATCCGGCCCTGCTTCCGGCATTTGCCGGCACAGATGGCTATGGCGACACCTTTCGATACGGCTGTAAAATTGCCGGGTGCACGGTCCATTTTATCGATTACGGCGAGGATACCGGACCGATCATCGGACAGCGGGCATTTGCGATTGCTCCCCAAGACACTTTAGAAGCCATCCGCAAAAAAGGTCTGAATCAGGAATGGCAGCTTTATCCGGAATGCATCCAATTATTTGCCGAGGGGCGCATAAGAACGGTCAAAAAGACCTTTACGCTCCCTAATGGAAAAGAGCTTCAACGTACAATCGTTGAGATCCTACCAGAGTCATCATAG
- a CDS encoding NlpC/P60 family protein → MAGCGGRTVEPQDPVISKEIVLQRMGYTIQVGAFANMDNAVRLTATLKRQGLDAYHYLAPSGLYKVRFDNFRTKAAARNRAENMQRRGIIEAFYIVKPDSFAAAGVERKGSRQFREEIVKTARRYVGVPYRWGGESPRTGFDCSGFTMVVYRLNGLDLPRSSRQQWKVGKKIGRRQLQKGDLVFFATTGGRRVSHVGIYTGADKFLHAPRRGSRIKTSSLSSKYFRTRYVGARSYL, encoded by the coding sequence ATGGCCGGCTGCGGCGGACGAACCGTTGAGCCCCAAGACCCTGTCATCTCAAAAGAGATCGTCCTGCAGCGGATGGGCTACACCATCCAGGTCGGGGCTTTTGCAAACATGGACAATGCTGTGCGCCTGACAGCCACACTAAAGCGGCAGGGCCTTGATGCCTATCATTATCTTGCCCCTTCAGGGCTGTATAAAGTTCGCTTCGACAATTTCAGAACCAAAGCGGCTGCCCGCAACAGGGCTGAAAACATGCAGCGCCGCGGTATCATTGAAGCGTTTTATATTGTCAAACCAGATAGTTTTGCCGCTGCAGGCGTTGAGCGCAAAGGAAGTCGGCAATTTAGGGAGGAAATAGTGAAAACCGCGCGACGCTATGTCGGGGTACCCTATCGATGGGGCGGCGAGTCCCCTCGGACCGGTTTTGATTGCAGCGGTTTTACGATGGTGGTTTATCGCCTGAACGGTTTGGACCTGCCACGCTCATCCAGGCAACAATGGAAGGTCGGGAAAAAAATTGGCCGTCGCCAACTGCAAAAGGGAGATCTGGTGTTTTTTGCAACTACCGGAGGCCGAAGGGTATCCCATGTCGGTATCTACACGGGCGCAGACAAGTTTTTGCATGCGCCGCGCCGCGGCAGTCGCATCAAAACGTCTTCCCTTTCCAGCAAATACTTCAGAACCCGCTATGTGGGCGCCCGCTCTTACCTTTGA